The following are from one region of the Bacillota bacterium genome:
- a CDS encoding FprA family A-type flavoprotein — protein MRIAKDVYWVGVLDPQLRIFDVIVQARWGTTYNSYLVLGQDKTAIIDTVKAGFERTFLERIANVVEPSKIDYIILNHLEPDHSGALPALLEQAPKARIVVSKNGAHFVKNLLNQDLDAMVVGDGDLIDLGGRTLKFISAPFLHWPDTMFTFLAEDGILFPCDAFGCHFCHEALYDDLVGDFHDARKAYYDQIMRPFAEHVMKAHEKIKDLPIRMIAPSHGPILRSEPWRYIDEYVSWSAPISDVRRSGARSREILVLYTSAYGNTERMARAIVEGAVAPGVDVSLINIAQLDMSEMLPKIEAADAIIVGSPTINGDVLKPVWDLLSSLATIKLRGKIGAAFGSYGWSGEAVKMIEERMKSLKFKVIEPGIRAILTPDEEALRQCRELGRKVAEMVATSSK, from the coding sequence TTGCGAATTGCAAAAGATGTATATTGGGTTGGAGTATTAGATCCGCAGCTCAGGATCTTCGATGTAATCGTGCAGGCCAGGTGGGGGACAACCTATAATTCCTACCTGGTGTTGGGACAAGATAAAACCGCTATCATCGACACGGTCAAGGCGGGCTTTGAAAGAACTTTCCTGGAGCGAATCGCCAACGTGGTTGAACCATCCAAGATAGATTACATTATCCTTAATCATCTTGAACCAGATCATTCTGGGGCGCTACCTGCTTTATTGGAACAAGCCCCGAAGGCGAGAATAGTGGTATCAAAGAATGGTGCGCATTTCGTCAAGAACCTGCTGAATCAGGATCTAGATGCCATGGTCGTCGGCGATGGAGACCTGATCGACCTGGGAGGTCGGACCCTCAAATTCATCTCCGCTCCTTTCCTGCATTGGCCTGATACCATGTTTACTTTTCTGGCTGAGGATGGGATCCTTTTCCCTTGTGATGCCTTCGGCTGTCACTTTTGCCATGAAGCCCTATATGACGACCTTGTCGGGGATTTCCATGATGCGAGAAAAGCATATTATGACCAGATAATGAGACCATTCGCCGAGCATGTAATGAAGGCTCACGAAAAGATAAAAGATCTGCCCATACGCATGATAGCGCCAAGCCATGGACCAATTCTGAGAAGCGAACCATGGCGCTACATTGACGAATATGTATCCTGGAGCGCGCCCATATCCGATGTCAGGCGATCCGGTGCCCGCAGCCGCGAAATACTTGTGCTCTATACCTCAGCGTACGGAAACACCGAGAGGATGGCCCGGGCAATCGTAGAGGGAGCTGTAGCCCCGGGGGTGGATGTATCTTTGATCAATATCGCGCAGCTTGACATGTCAGAGATGCTCCCCAAAATAGAGGCGGCAGATGCCATCATAGTGGGCTCCCCGACGATCAATGGGGATGTGCTAAAGCCAGTGTGGGACCTCCTATCAAGCCTGGCCACAATCAAACTTCGGGGCAAGATAGGCGCAGCCTTTGGATCCTATGGCTGGAGCGGGGAGGCCGTCAAGATGATAGAAGAGCGGATGAAGAGCCTTAAGTTCAAGGTAATTGAACCAGGCATTCGGGCGATCCTCACTCCGGATGAGGAAGCTCTCAGACAATGCAGAGAACTTGGCCGCAAGGTGGCGGAGATGGTGGCCACATCGAGCAAGTAA
- the proC gene encoding pyrroline-5-carboxylate reductase, with translation MYKIGFAGAGNLAETLIQGLLNSGAVQASEIQVTDVSEDRKELMKKKFGVTVQQSNRDLVQSQDIIFLTLKPQVIVSVLKEISEVATGRKIFITPAAGVSLAFVESFLPESPVIRIMPNTSCLVLEGTIAICPGARAKDGDIKLVSEVLGKLGRVIPVAENMMDAVTALSGSGPAWIYTVIEALADGGVKVGLPKGLALTLAAQTVMGAAKMVLETHEHPAVLRDKVTSPGGTTIAGSHALERGAARSALMDAVVAAYNRAKELAPDLDGKGH, from the coding sequence ATGTATAAGATTGGATTTGCAGGCGCTGGTAATCTCGCCGAGACCCTTATACAGGGGCTATTGAATTCAGGGGCGGTTCAGGCGTCAGAGATTCAGGTAACTGATGTAAGTGAAGATAGGAAAGAGTTAATGAAAAAGAAGTTTGGAGTAACTGTTCAACAAAGCAATCGTGACCTGGTCCAGTCGCAGGATATCATCTTTCTTACCTTGAAACCACAAGTGATAGTTTCTGTTTTAAAGGAAATCTCCGAAGTCGCGACTGGCAGGAAGATTTTTATCACCCCAGCGGCCGGGGTTTCGCTCGCCTTCGTGGAAAGCTTCCTGCCGGAATCGCCGGTGATCCGGATCATGCCAAATACCTCATGTCTGGTACTGGAAGGAACTATCGCAATATGTCCCGGCGCCAGGGCGAAAGATGGTGACATAAAGCTGGTATCCGAGGTGCTTGGCAAGCTAGGCAGGGTTATACCTGTTGCCGAGAACATGATGGATGCTGTTACTGCTCTCTCCGGAAGTGGTCCGGCATGGATCTACACAGTAATAGAGGCGCTGGCTGATGGCGGGGTGAAAGTTGGTCTTCCTAAAGGGTTGGCCCTTACTCTGGCGGCTCAGACTGTCATGGGAGCAGCAAAGATGGTGCTGGAGACCCATGAGCACCCTGCAGTCCTTAGGGATAAAGTCACATCACCTGGGGGGACTACAATAGCCGGTAGCCATGCCTTGGAGCGCGGGGCGGCAAGATCAGCCCTCATGGATGCAGTGGTGGCCGCGTATAATCGCGCGAAGGAACTTGCGCCGGATCTGGATGGGAAGGGACACTGA
- a CDS encoding nitroreductase family protein produces MDNLANVMLDIIKKRRSVRSYTDKEIDQGIIDSLLQAAMAAPSGNDSRPWDFIIVRDRDLRTRLSKVHPWAAMAASSPVVLVVCGDESSPHWIADTSAATENYILQATAYGLGTVWVGIYPTLRYEDAVRQILGIPDNIRVLCLVPTGWPAEKKEPRTRFEASKVHYDRF; encoded by the coding sequence ATGGATAATCTTGCCAATGTGATGCTGGATATCATAAAAAAGAGGCGAAGCGTGAGAAGTTACACTGATAAGGAGATTGACCAGGGAATTATAGACTCATTGCTTCAGGCTGCCATGGCAGCCCCGTCTGGCAATGACAGCCGGCCATGGGATTTTATCATCGTAAGGGACCGCGACCTGAGAACCAGGCTTTCTAAGGTTCATCCCTGGGCCGCAATGGCAGCCTCCAGTCCTGTGGTGCTTGTTGTCTGCGGGGATGAATCGTCCCCGCATTGGATCGCTGACACCAGCGCTGCCACCGAGAATTACATTCTTCAGGCGACCGCCTACGGCCTCGGAACGGTCTGGGTGGGCATTTATCCTACATTAAGGTATGAAGATGCAGTAAGGCAGATCCTCGGAATCCCTGACAATATAAGGGTTCTTTGCCTGGTCCCTACTGGCTGGCCTGCGGAGAAAAAGGAACCCAGGACACGTTTTGAGGCCAGCAAGGTTCATTATGATAGATTCTGA
- the cas2 gene encoding CRISPR-associated endonuclease Cas2, which translates to MMVLITYDVDTTTADGRKRLRLVAKHCTNYGQRVQKSVFECLLDPAQFAEFRHHLEAIIDVEKDSIRYYFLGNNWHRRVEHVGVKESYDPEGMLIT; encoded by the coding sequence ATGATGGTCCTAATCACATATGATGTCGACACAACTACTGCTGACGGACGTAAGCGTCTCCGGCTGGTTGCCAAGCATTGTACAAATTATGGCCAGCGTGTGCAGAAATCCGTTTTCGAATGCTTGCTGGATCCTGCACAATTTGCAGAGTTTCGGCACCACCTCGAAGCCATCATTGACGTAGAGAAGGATAGTATTCGCTATTATTTTCTTGGAAATAACTGGCACAGAAGGGTAGAACATGTGGGGGTTAAGGAAAGTTACGACCCTGAGGGGATGCTCATAACATAG
- the cas1c gene encoding type I-C CRISPR-associated endonuclease Cas1 produces the protein MRKLLNVLYVTSPDAYLSRDGENVVVRSGEEERFRVPIHILESIVCFNYVGASPALMGLCAEKGVALSFLTEYGEFLARVTGPVSGNVLLRRQQYRMADDPLMSARVARWFVTAKIANCRTVFQRAIRDHAEVVDRGSLTQAGDVLAACLVHLENCEDLEAIRGIEGEAARTYFSCFNHLILEQKESFAMNGRNRRPPMDNTNALLSFLYTLLLHDTQSALETVGLDPYVGFLHRDRPGRPSLALDLMEELRPYLADRLALSLINRKQLTERGFRKTEGGGVLMSDDTRKIVLAEWQKRKQEEITHPYLKEKIPIGLIPYVQSLLFARYLRGDIDGYPPFFWR, from the coding sequence ATGCGGAAATTACTGAATGTCCTCTATGTCACAAGTCCAGATGCATATCTGAGCCGGGATGGGGAAAATGTCGTCGTTCGCTCTGGAGAAGAGGAACGCTTCCGAGTGCCGATCCACATACTGGAGAGTATAGTCTGTTTTAACTATGTCGGTGCCAGTCCTGCTCTTATGGGCCTTTGTGCTGAGAAGGGCGTAGCATTGTCGTTCCTAACCGAATATGGGGAATTCCTGGCGAGGGTGACAGGCCCGGTTTCAGGGAATGTGCTTCTTCGCAGGCAGCAGTATCGGATGGCGGACGATCCGCTAATGTCTGCCAGGGTCGCACGATGGTTCGTGACCGCGAAGATCGCAAATTGCAGAACAGTATTTCAAAGAGCTATTCGTGACCATGCGGAAGTGGTGGACCGCGGTAGCTTGACCCAGGCCGGTGACGTCCTTGCTGCTTGCCTGGTTCATCTGGAGAATTGCGAAGACCTGGAGGCGATCAGGGGCATTGAGGGTGAGGCCGCACGGACTTACTTCTCTTGCTTTAATCACCTGATCTTAGAGCAGAAAGAATCTTTTGCCATGAATGGTCGAAATCGCAGGCCGCCAATGGATAATACGAACGCATTGTTATCTTTTCTTTACACGCTATTGCTGCACGACACACAATCTGCATTGGAGACAGTGGGTCTCGATCCCTATGTGGGATTTCTCCATCGTGATCGTCCAGGGCGTCCAAGCCTTGCACTGGATCTGATGGAAGAGTTGCGTCCTTACCTGGCCGATCGTTTGGCCCTCTCGCTCATCAATAGAAAACAATTGACAGAACGAGGGTTCCGCAAAACAGAAGGCGGGGGAGTGCTTATGAGTGACGACACGAGAAAGATCGTCCTAGCTGAATGGCAGAAACGAAAGCAAGAAGAGATCACCCATCCATATCTAAAAGAAAAGATCCCTATCGGTCTGATTCCATATGTGCAATCTCTATTGTTTGCACGTTATTTGAGGGGAGACATCGACGGGTACCCGCCGTTCTTTTGGAGGTAA
- the cas4 gene encoding CRISPR-associated protein Cas4, with amino-acid sequence MIAMTYDEESLLPLSGIQHFAFCRRQWALIHIERQWSENLRTVEGRHLHERVHSSIATEARGEVVIARSLPLVSYRLGLYGVADMVEFHLVSSGEHGVVLPGRDGRWYPRPVEYKRGRAKPDDRDEVQLCAQAMCLEEMLKIPVATGSLFYGKMQHRVNVLFDSALRKRVEDLARQMHEIYEEGVTPAAPADVECKLCSLVDVCVPGITRKRGSIEKYIKAYLNAPVESDGK; translated from the coding sequence ATGATCGCCATGACATATGACGAGGAGTCTCTATTGCCCCTTTCGGGGATACAGCACTTTGCCTTTTGCCGGCGCCAGTGGGCGCTGATCCATATTGAGAGACAATGGAGCGAAAACCTCCGGACTGTAGAAGGCAGGCACTTGCACGAAAGAGTGCATAGCTCAATAGCGACAGAGGCCAGGGGTGAGGTGGTCATTGCCAGGTCTCTGCCCCTGGTCTCTTACCGGCTAGGTTTATATGGAGTCGCAGATATGGTCGAATTCCATCTTGTCTCATCTGGCGAACATGGTGTTGTGTTGCCTGGGCGCGATGGCCGCTGGTATCCCAGACCTGTTGAGTATAAGAGGGGCCGGGCCAAGCCCGATGATAGAGATGAGGTGCAACTTTGCGCCCAGGCCATGTGCCTGGAGGAAATGCTCAAGATCCCGGTGGCAACGGGCAGTCTCTTCTACGGTAAGATGCAGCATCGCGTGAACGTGTTGTTTGATTCCGCTCTTAGGAAACGTGTTGAAGACCTTGCGAGACAGATGCATGAGATCTATGAGGAGGGGGTGACTCCTGCTGCTCCAGCGGATGTCGAATGCAAACTTTGTTCTCTAGTAGATGTCTGTGTTCCAGGTATCACAAGAAAAAGAGGATCGATTGAGAAATACATCAAGGCATACCTTAATGCTCCGGTGGAAAGCGACGGTAAGTGA
- the cas7c gene encoding type I-C CRISPR-associated protein Cas7/Csd2: MSNVIQNRYEFVMLFDVENGNPNGDPDAANLPRIDPETSHGLVTDVCLKRKIRNYVAMVKEGVEGYDIYVREGAVLNAQHRKAYKALGIEPTEKKLPKEEEEARKLIAFMCHHFFDVRTFGAVMTTEVNCGQVRGPVQLGFARSIDPIVPQEITITRVAVTSEKDAERKDREMGRKHIVPYGLYRVEGYVSACLAEKTGFSEDDLELLWEALANMFDHDRSAARGKMETRRLIVFKHGSKLGNVPAHQLFECVNVRREDASRPPRSYQDYRVDLNIAGIPAGVNMIEMV; encoded by the coding sequence ATGTCCAACGTAATTCAGAATCGTTATGAATTTGTGATGTTGTTTGATGTAGAAAATGGTAATCCCAACGGCGACCCCGATGCGGCCAACTTGCCACGAATTGACCCTGAGACAAGCCATGGATTGGTTACTGATGTTTGCCTGAAACGTAAGATACGTAATTATGTTGCTATGGTTAAAGAAGGTGTGGAGGGTTATGACATCTATGTGCGGGAAGGTGCTGTGTTGAATGCTCAACACAGGAAGGCATACAAAGCTTTGGGGATTGAGCCGACAGAGAAGAAGTTGCCCAAGGAGGAGGAAGAGGCCCGCAAGCTAATTGCTTTCATGTGCCACCATTTCTTTGATGTTCGCACGTTTGGAGCAGTGATGACAACTGAGGTGAATTGCGGCCAGGTGCGCGGTCCAGTGCAGCTGGGGTTCGCCCGCAGTATAGATCCCATTGTGCCGCAAGAGATAACAATTACTAGGGTGGCTGTAACCTCGGAAAAGGACGCTGAAAGGAAAGACCGGGAAATGGGGCGCAAACATATTGTCCCTTATGGTCTTTACAGGGTAGAAGGTTATGTTTCGGCGTGTCTAGCGGAAAAGACAGGTTTCTCCGAGGATGATTTGGAGCTGCTGTGGGAAGCTCTAGCTAATATGTTTGATCACGATCGCTCAGCAGCCAGGGGCAAGATGGAGACCCGACGCTTGATCGTATTCAAACATGGATCGAAGCTCGGTAATGTGCCTGCCCATCAGTTATTTGAGTGTGTCAACGTGAGACGGGAGGATGCTTCTCGCCCACCGCGGTCCTACCAGGACTATAGGGTAGATCTAAATATCGCTGGCATCCCGGCGGGGGTGAACATGATTGAAATGGTATGA
- the cas8c gene encoding type I-C CRISPR-associated protein Cas8c/Csd1 yields the protein MLINALYQYYRLLASGPNPEVPLQGYSMANVSFAFNLSESGELLDVIPLADHKGKRVIPVKMQVPEQEKRSSGIAPNFLCDNSSYFIGLDNKGDKSKPDRSNQTFQASKDLHSFILGQVDDPGARAVCSFFENWVPRQAADHPVLKNFLEDLSSGGNIVFRLDGQPGYIHDRPAVKAAWMRYKMGRISTVTGQCLVMGEVAPIARLHPSIKGVRGAQSSGASLVSFNLDAFTSYGKTQSYNAPVSEEVTFGYTTALNYLLASDRQRIQLDPGTTVVFWSGSRANGPEENLMAQLLFPSGDGNQEVGHPSGDTTLPDRETIQLVGDILHRIQNGQPISVDPARLDLGSQFYILGLSPNASRLSVRFWHVDTFGRLLDRVVSHYRDLAMIRPLKGDEPEFIPVSRLLLETAPLGDREKIPPLLSGSVMRSILGGGPYPQGLYTAIISRIRADHNVNYVRAAILKASLIRKKRFQGQITGMNTEVSITVSLDEQNTNTAYRLGRLFAILEKAQQEATPGLNATIRDRYFGAASATPRAVFPQLLRLAQHHISRAEYGGLLDKQIEKVMSGIHEFPSYLNLAEQGLFMLGYYHQRQAFYQKEEKKEG from the coding sequence ATGCTGATCAATGCCTTATACCAGTATTACCGGTTGCTGGCTTCTGGCCCCAACCCCGAGGTCCCTCTCCAGGGGTACAGCATGGCAAATGTCTCTTTTGCCTTCAACCTGTCAGAGTCTGGGGAGCTGCTGGATGTCATTCCATTGGCGGATCACAAAGGTAAGCGGGTTATCCCCGTGAAGATGCAAGTACCGGAGCAAGAAAAACGATCCTCCGGTATTGCGCCCAATTTCCTCTGTGACAATAGTAGTTACTTTATCGGCTTAGATAACAAAGGCGATAAGAGCAAGCCAGATAGATCAAACCAGACCTTTCAGGCTAGTAAGGATCTTCACTCCTTTATACTTGGCCAGGTAGATGACCCTGGTGCTAGAGCTGTTTGCAGTTTCTTTGAAAACTGGGTGCCGCGACAGGCAGCGGACCATCCTGTTCTCAAAAATTTCCTCGAAGATCTATCGTCCGGTGGTAACATTGTATTCCGGCTCGACGGGCAGCCAGGTTACATTCATGACCGGCCTGCGGTGAAGGCTGCCTGGATGCGATACAAGATGGGAAGGATTTCCACAGTCACCGGGCAGTGCCTGGTTATGGGCGAGGTCGCGCCCATTGCCCGGTTACATCCAAGCATCAAAGGAGTCAGAGGAGCGCAATCCAGTGGGGCATCTCTGGTATCCTTCAACTTGGATGCATTCACCTCCTATGGTAAGACTCAAAGTTACAATGCGCCGGTTAGTGAGGAAGTAACCTTTGGATATACCACTGCTCTCAATTACCTGCTGGCAAGCGACCGCCAGAGAATTCAACTTGACCCAGGTACCACGGTGGTGTTTTGGTCTGGAAGCCGGGCCAATGGTCCTGAGGAGAATCTCATGGCACAGCTCCTCTTTCCATCTGGCGATGGTAATCAGGAAGTTGGGCATCCTTCAGGCGATACAACCCTACCAGATAGGGAGACCATTCAACTGGTAGGGGATATCCTGCACCGAATACAGAATGGGCAGCCTATCAGCGTTGATCCTGCCAGGCTTGACCTGGGGTCACAATTCTACATCTTGGGATTATCTCCCAATGCCAGCCGGCTGTCGGTGCGGTTCTGGCATGTTGATACCTTTGGCAGACTGTTGGATCGAGTGGTATCGCATTATAGGGATCTGGCCATGATCCGTCCCTTGAAGGGGGATGAACCGGAATTCATCCCGGTGTCCAGGCTTCTCCTGGAGACAGCACCTCTGGGCGATCGAGAAAAGATCCCACCTCTCCTTAGCGGTTCTGTGATGAGATCTATACTCGGTGGAGGCCCCTATCCCCAGGGGCTCTATACCGCAATAATCTCGCGCATTCGAGCTGACCACAATGTCAATTATGTGCGGGCGGCCATTCTCAAGGCATCTCTAATTCGTAAGAAGAGATTTCAAGGTCAGATCACTGGTATGAATACGGAGGTGAGTATTACAGTGAGTCTAGATGAACAAAACACCAACACAGCTTATCGCCTTGGCCGGCTTTTCGCTATCCTCGAAAAGGCGCAGCAGGAGGCAACTCCCGGCCTGAACGCTACCATACGTGATCGCTATTTTGGAGCTGCTTCCGCTACTCCCAGAGCGGTCTTTCCGCAGCTATTGCGTCTTGCCCAGCACCATATCTCCAGGGCGGAATATGGCGGCTTGTTGGATAAGCAAATCGAGAAGGTCATGTCCGGGATCCACGAGTTTCCTTCGTATCTGAACCTTGCAGAACAGGGCCTGTTTATGCTCGGTTATTACCATCAGCGTCAGGCTTTCTATCAGAAAGAAGAAAAGAAAGAGGGATGA
- the cas5c gene encoding type I-C CRISPR-associated protein Cas5, whose product MGYGIKLKVWGDYACFTRPEMKAERVSYDVITPSAARGILEAIHWKPAIRWVIDRIHVFNEIKFENIRRNEVGSKIPAKNVKTAMKGDPVVLCQYAADDRQQRASLLLKDVAYGIEAHFELTEQAGESDTPEKHYNMFLRRARSGQCYHRPYLGCREFPAQFELVEGEDFPRSFYSGEKDLGWMLLDIDFANGMVPRFFRAVMRDGVIDVPPMPQGEGSSC is encoded by the coding sequence GTGGGATACGGCATTAAACTCAAAGTCTGGGGGGACTATGCATGCTTTACCAGACCGGAAATGAAGGCTGAACGGGTTAGCTATGACGTAATCACTCCGTCAGCGGCGCGCGGGATACTGGAGGCCATTCACTGGAAGCCCGCCATACGCTGGGTAATTGACAGAATCCATGTGTTCAATGAGATCAAGTTCGAGAATATCCGGCGTAATGAGGTGGGAAGCAAGATCCCGGCGAAGAATGTCAAGACGGCCATGAAAGGGGATCCAGTGGTATTGTGCCAGTACGCTGCGGACGACCGCCAGCAGCGCGCGAGCTTGCTATTGAAGGACGTAGCCTACGGCATCGAGGCTCATTTTGAATTGACTGAGCAGGCTGGTGAATCGGATACCCCCGAGAAGCACTATAACATGTTCCTGCGTCGGGCTCGAAGCGGGCAATGTTATCATCGCCCATATCTCGGGTGCAGAGAGTTCCCTGCCCAGTTCGAGTTGGTGGAGGGTGAGGACTTTCCCAGGTCTTTCTACAGTGGGGAAAAAGACCTCGGCTGGATGTTGCTTGACATTGATTTCGCTAATGGCATGGTGCCGAGGTTCTTTCGAGCAGTGATGCGTGATGGGGTGATCGATGTTCCTCCTATGCCTCAGGGGGAGGGGTCATCATGCTGA
- the cas3 gene encoding CRISPR-associated helicase Cas3' produces the protein MEGAGEDRWQLLKNHLEGTGQLAARFAKGFGASLFAQAAGLLHDIGKYSEEFQRRLKGSPLTVDHSTAGAQEAVRLYGDALGRILAYVIAGHHAGLPDYGSPADDDSLCRRLHKDLPYRYDAYKREVTSLPIKASLPIRPSSVNPGFSLQFFIRFLYSCLVDADFLDTEAAIDPQRARARGAHPGLQELLPHLDRYLESKRTSSPKTPINRWRREILESCQEKANLSPGLFTLTVPTGGGKTLSSLAFALRHAIKHCMDRVIYVIPFTSIIEQNAAVFRQIFGESCVLEHHSNFQFHIDDDETWSQEQYRLMLSTENWDAPIVVTTNVQFFESLFAAKGSRCRKLHNIANSVVILDEAQMLPTQYLKPCLLALAELVRNYHTAVVLCTATQPAIKTFLPDNLVIKELAPDPPALYEAFRRIHVAQLGEVDDESLATMMKEHRQALCIVNTRDHALKVYKLIQGKGAFHLSARMYAVHRSRKLQEIRDILKEGGECRVVSTQLIEAGVDVDFPVVYRAVAGVDSIAQAAGRCNREGRLQSGGNVYIFRPERHGQPRGWLSRTAAVAEMVMRNYDDPLSLEAVRQYFALLYDIEGKKLDEKEIIQQLEADAKRLAFPFRSIDPAFRIIEGDMTPIVIPRDPECIELVQEARWNGATARLSRSLQPYSVQVYFNEYMDLLDRDALEVIAGQYCVLKDLTLYSEETGLTRSSSVSADDLLIF, from the coding sequence ATGGAGGGTGCTGGAGAAGACAGATGGCAACTTTTGAAGAATCATCTCGAAGGCACTGGCCAATTGGCAGCCCGATTTGCCAAGGGATTCGGAGCGAGCCTTTTTGCTCAGGCTGCTGGTTTGTTACACGATATTGGCAAGTATTCTGAGGAATTCCAAAGGCGTTTGAAGGGTAGTCCATTAACGGTGGATCATTCGACCGCTGGAGCTCAAGAGGCTGTGAGGCTGTATGGTGATGCGCTGGGCCGCATCCTGGCCTATGTAATTGCGGGCCACCATGCTGGGTTGCCTGATTATGGGAGTCCGGCAGATGATGATTCCCTCTGCAGACGTCTGCATAAGGATTTGCCTTACCGGTATGATGCGTACAAGAGGGAAGTGACCAGCTTACCAATAAAGGCGAGCCTGCCCATACGGCCATCCTCTGTAAACCCTGGATTCAGCCTCCAGTTTTTCATTCGATTTCTGTACTCCTGTCTTGTCGATGCTGATTTTCTCGATACAGAGGCTGCCATCGACCCACAGCGAGCGAGGGCACGTGGGGCCCACCCCGGGTTGCAGGAATTACTGCCCCATCTGGACAGGTATTTGGAGAGTAAGCGTACGTCGTCTCCCAAAACTCCTATAAACCGGTGGCGGCGTGAAATCCTGGAATCCTGCCAGGAGAAGGCAAATCTCTCACCAGGGCTCTTTACGCTGACCGTCCCGACCGGCGGCGGTAAGACTCTTTCATCTCTGGCTTTTGCATTGCGCCATGCAATCAAACATTGTATGGACCGGGTCATCTACGTGATCCCGTTCACCAGCATCATTGAGCAGAATGCGGCCGTTTTCAGGCAGATATTCGGAGAGAGTTGCGTGTTGGAGCACCATAGCAATTTCCAGTTCCATATTGATGACGACGAAACCTGGTCGCAAGAGCAATACAGGCTGATGCTTTCCACCGAAAACTGGGACGCGCCGATTGTGGTCACAACGAATGTCCAGTTTTTTGAGTCGCTATTCGCTGCTAAAGGCTCACGCTGTCGCAAGTTACACAACATCGCTAACAGCGTGGTCATACTGGACGAGGCCCAGATGCTGCCGACCCAATATTTGAAACCCTGTCTTCTGGCCCTGGCAGAGTTGGTGAGGAATTACCACACGGCTGTCGTACTTTGCACAGCAACACAGCCTGCCATAAAGACGTTTCTTCCAGACAATCTCGTCATCAAGGAATTAGCGCCAGATCCCCCAGCACTTTACGAGGCCTTTCGCCGCATTCATGTGGCCCAGCTGGGCGAAGTGGACGATGAGAGCCTGGCTACCATGATGAAGGAACATAGGCAGGCTCTGTGCATCGTCAACACTAGAGACCACGCATTGAAGGTGTACAAACTGATCCAGGGCAAAGGGGCATTTCACTTGAGTGCCCGGATGTATGCGGTGCATCGTTCTCGGAAGCTGCAGGAAATCCGGGACATTCTGAAGGAAGGAGGTGAGTGCCGTGTCGTTTCCACGCAGCTCATAGAAGCTGGCGTGGATGTGGATTTTCCAGTAGTCTACAGGGCTGTTGCAGGAGTCGATTCCATTGCTCAGGCGGCGGGCCGGTGCAATCGCGAAGGCAGGCTGCAGTCCGGGGGAAATGTATACATATTCAGACCTGAGCGCCATGGGCAGCCTCGCGGCTGGCTCAGCCGGACTGCAGCGGTAGCGGAGATGGTGATGCGAAATTACGATGACCCGCTGTCACTGGAGGCCGTGCGTCAGTACTTTGCACTGTTATATGACATTGAAGGTAAGAAACTGGATGAAAAAGAGATCATACAGCAGTTAGAGGCGGATGCAAAGCGCCTGGCTTTTCCCTTCCGGAGCATCGACCCGGCTTTTCGGATTATCGAGGGTGACATGACTCCAATCGTTATCCCACGCGACCCCGAATGCATCGAATTGGTGCAGGAAGCGAGATGGAACGGCGCAACTGCCCGGCTATCAAGAAGTTTGCAGCCTTATTCGGTTCAAGTCTATTTCAATGAGTATATGGATCTTTTGGATCGTGATGCTCTGGAGGTGATTGCGGGGCAGTATTGTGTGCTGAAGGATCTCACTCTCTATAGCGAGGAGACTGGATTGACTCGTAGTAGCTCTGTCTCCGCCGATGATCTTTTGATCTTCTGA